One window of the Meriones unguiculatus strain TT.TT164.6M chromosome 13 unlocalized genomic scaffold, Bangor_MerUng_6.1 Chr13_unordered_Scaffold_28, whole genome shotgun sequence genome contains the following:
- the LOC132650650 gene encoding uncharacterized protein LOC132650650 isoform X2, with protein MDLISVFSPEIWVLLAISLMLLYWVFGNMMQNAIKSMEKYGGNWTGEFDTTMEQLRVAIVTVNSTGVDAGLATGLSTWIAAAMNHLKEWAGMGVLAGLLVLVSLVCLWYICKIRVSQQCDAAMIIQAFTAIEAGHCPQAWLDTIRS; from the exons ATGGATCTGATTTCAGTTTTCTCCCCGGAAATCTGGGTCCTCCTGGCAATCAGTCTCATGCTCCTCTACTG GGTATTTGGAAATATGATGCAGAATGCTATAAAAAGTATGGAAAAATATGGGG gtaattggactggagaattcgatactacgatggagcagctgagagtggccattgtcacagtaaattctaccggagtggacgcaggactagccacaggattatcaacatggattgctgcagccatgaatcatctgaaggaatgggcgggcatgggagtgttagcaggccttctggtgttggtctccttggtttgcctgtggtatatatgcaagattagagtctcacaacagtgtgatgcagccatgatcattcaggcctttacagccattgaagcaggacattgtccccaagcatggttggataccataagaagctaa
- the LOC132650650 gene encoding cytochrome P450 3A1-like isoform X1, translating into MDLISVFSPEIWVLLAISLMLLYWFGTRTHGVFKKQGIPGPTPLPFLGTVLNYYKGIWKYDAECYKKYGKIWGYILGNWTGEFDTTMEQLRVAIVTVNSTGVDAGLATGLSTWIAAAMNHLKEWAGMGVLAGLLVLVSLVCLWYICKIRVSQQCDAAMIIQAFTAIEAGHCPQAWLDTIRS; encoded by the exons ATGGATCTGATTTCAGTTTTCTCCCCGGAAATCTGGGTCCTCCTGGCAATCAGTCTCATGCTCCTCTACTG GTTTGGGACTCGTACACATGGAGTTTTTAAGAAACAGGGAATTCCTGGGCCCACACCTCTGCCCTTTTTAGGAACTGTACTGAATTACTACAAG GGTATTTGGAAATATGATGCAGAATGCTATAAAAAGTATGGAAAAATATGGGG ctatattttaggtaattggactggagaattcgatactacgatggagcagctgagagtggccattgtcacagtaaattctaccggagtggacgcaggactagccacaggattatcaacatggattgctgcagccatgaatcatctgaaggaatgggcgggcatgggagtgttagcaggccttctggtgttggtctccttggtttgcctgtggtatatatgcaagattagagtctcacaacagtgtgatgcagccatgatcattcaggcctttacagccattgaagcaggacattgtccccaagcatggttggataccataagaagctaa